The DNA segment gaaaacatgaACTAACAAATCACCGAACTTCTGGACTAGGTTTTGTCACTGATTTAAAAATGAAGTCACTCAAGAAACTGATGCTCTACAATGATTCCTCACAATAGAGGAAAAACATGAGATAAGGCAACCCTCAAAGTTTTGGAAATAAAACTGCTTGTGTACCTCACAAATTATTGTTCACTTCGACTAATTTAGTAAAGGAAACATGTTAGTGAAACTGCCAACACTTACCTTTACTTATAGATTCATGGCACACAATACAGACTCTTGCTTCTTTTTCCATATATTGAAGTTTACATTTCTTACTGCAACACACACCACAAAAGACCTGAAGAAAACATATGATTTTAAATGTCCTGGTTCAAAGTAGACCACTACTTACCCAAATGGACAAAAAATTCACCAGGCACTGATCCCTGAAATCTATCAATAAAATTACTAGTTCTACTCTTTAATCTTTGGTTCTTTGGGCTAACAAGAACTCCTACAATTTATAATATACTCTCTGCCACGGAAAATACCTCAGCAACTCCTTGATTCTTGGCCAAATGGCAAGATTCTTTCCCTAAGTGAATGTACTGCTAATGAATTCTCATTCTAGTACTACTGCTGAAAATATATTCTCTGCAGTTCTCTTGCTTTATACTTTGAAAATATCGATTTTAATTCAGCCATTTTTAGTCAAGAATGAAATATACATATGCAATATTACTGCTTGTCTTAAAACACCTGACCTACAACTGGCACTGGAAACATTTTTAAGTTGCTTTGCCACTGTGAGGGAAAGCAAAACACGCCTGGCTTTGtaattcagctgtgtgactgcgggcaagtcacttaacttctctgtgcctcagtcacttcgtgtgtaaaatggggcttaactgtgagcctcacatgggacaacctgattaccctgtatctaccccagagcttagaacaatgctctgcacatagtaagtgcttaatactattattattattattattattattattaactgctgctCCAGaatgtaaattcactgtgagcaggaaacttgtctactactctgttgtaccatactctcaagtgtttagtaaagtgccctgcacacagtaagagctcaataaataccactggctgattccTGCTACCTATGCCTCTGTTTCAGGAAGCTGAATTGCTGCCCCCTTAAAGTTCCTGACACTTGAGGGAGGCTGGGCAGAAGGTGTCAAGAGAGACTCTAGGACAGAGGCCCAGGATTTGAGAAAGACAGCACGAAGAGCAATGAAAGACCTGAAGGCAGTGATGCTGAATGTGGCAGCATGAACAGCAGCTACAGGATAATGGCTTGGTACACGGAATTCACTTCCACATCTACTGGAGATCGACAATTCTATTTTTTTAGCGGTACTGGACAGTGCTTCCCGGACCAAACTGACATAGTTCCTGATACTACGTTTAATACAAATTGAATGCCTTAGTGCAAATGCTTCTCATTTGATTGGTCAAGAAATGAAAGACTCTAAGTGCCCAACTAATATTCACAGCTGGGTTGGAAAAATAGCCTCAGACTTCTTTCACGGTTCTCATGAAATACCTGCAAATGTTTACAGCTTACACTTGAACAGTTTTACAATAACAGAGAAAAGAAacttctttgagggcaaggatatcTATTAACTCCAGAGTATCCTTCcgaagagcacagtgctctgcagtaagcactcaaatgctgcATTACGGTgattatgtatttattaagtgcttactatgtgccaaacactggactaagtactggggcagacacaagattatcaggctggacccagttcctgtcccacatggggcaaataaactaagtaggagggggtagaatttaatcccccttttaccgagGAGGACACTGGGGCacacagaagttacgtgacttgcccaaagtcacaagtgcCAGTGCtcagattaaaacccaaatcaataatgataatttggtatttattaagcgcttaccatgtgccaagcactgttctaagcactgggtagatacaagataaacaggttgtcccacgtgggactcacagttttaatccctattttccagatgaggtaactgaggcacagagaagtgaagtgactttcccaaagtcacacagctgataagtggcagagtcggaattagaacccatgacctctgactcccaagcccgtgctctttccactgagccatgctgcttctcctctgactcccaaatttctgctctttccgctaggccccatTGCTTCGGTTACCACCAATATGGCTACTTAAAGTTTTGCCAGACAGACTGGGGCTACTTGGGCAACTGGAGCTATTTTGCATTTAGTGGCTAAACTGCTATCCCTAAAACAATTATGGCAATTTGTTTATTCCTCCTAATCCTGCCAAACACTCTGCCAAGTGTCAGACTGATCATCCTCCTCCTGATGCTCCACTGTACACAAAGTGCTCAGCCAGACCTCAGGCTGTTTCAGCCCTGGAAAATGTTACTGTTTCAATTACGCAACAGGAATGGATGACTAACTCCTCTGCTCTATTGAGAATGGGGTAAATTCCTGGGTAGGATGAAACTCGTTTGGAAAAGAAATTGGGGGAGATTAAAAGATTCCATCTGTGTATTCTACACTACAAGGCAAGTCTCAGTTCCTGGATATATAGGGTCAGGGCTTTTTAAattaactgtaagccccttgagggcaggaatcatttctatctactctattgtactgtactctccccagtgcttaagtgctcaataaataccattaatttatttcAACTGTTTAAAATTGATACACTATCCAAATATATATTTTGCCTATTACCCTATATTACCTTCAGTAGATTCCCTTGCTCTTCTCACAATGCAAAGTTAGAAACCTATCAGGCAATATATGCTGTTTGACCACTCATTGTTATGTAATCATTATATGGAAAAATctgatttatggtatttgtgacgcacttaatgtgtgccaggcattgtacaaagttgttagggtagatataagataatcatgatgcacacagtccacgtcccagataaggctgtcttaatccccattttacaggtgaggttactgaggcagagagaaatcaaatgacttgtccaaggtcacagagcaggtatgtggcacagctaggattagaacccgggtgccctgactcccagacccatgctcttcccactaggccacaatgtttcacAATGATTAACCACAGTGactgcttccttttcctttcttctttaaaTCCAGTTTCAGGTAGGTGGGGAGTGATTGATAACATTTAGGGTTTTAGGTTGTTAGAGGGAGGCGCGGGGCaatgtggaaggagagggaaagtgacttCACTGAAACTGTTCTCTAAAGTAATAAAAAAAGGTACTTACTTTCCCACATGCTCGACAATGGTGACGTCTTTTTGTAAAAGTAAACTTGACTTGGCAGTTCATACAATTTGGTGCTTCTGAATCAGGAACCCAGGAAGGCTGCTTGTGTCCCAGAACCATCCCTTCTTTACAAGTTCTTTCAGCTAAAGAAACTGATTCTGTGCTTGTCGAAAAGCTATTCTCTCCATTTCCCAAGTTATTTTCTAGGTCAGCAGGGATAGAGGTGCAGCTCATGTTAGGATCAATTCTAGCTTCTCCAGGACGGACTGTTGGGGCAGTGGAATTCACTAGCTGGTCATCAGCTTCTGTCCTATTTTGTGCTTTTAGTTTGTTTGACTCCTTTGGAGTAATAGTTATTGAAGGAAGGTTAGACAATTGTTTAGGCCTCGCCCCTCCAGCATGTATAGTTTGACCATTGATGCTAGAGGCTGAAAGTTCATTAGCAACTTCTGCAATGTTATCAGATGCGTCTTTTTGAATCAAAATTGTGCTTTGTTCGCCTGAAAACAGACCTTCGCTTTCCGATTCACCTTGTGCATCAATTGTTTCACCACTCCTCGTAATGTCACAAGTCTCTTCATCTTCACTTCTTAAAGACGCATTAGCAGTTTCTTCAACTGATGGCTCTttaatatttatttcattcatttgagaTTCCAGATCGCCAACATCTTCTAAAGACTTTCTAGTCGGGGTCTGAAGATTCTGCTCCGTGAGAAAGGCGTCAAGCTCAGCATCGCTAATTAGGGCTTGGTCTTTTATGGCATCATCAATATTAAAGTCTTCTAAAACCTGACTGATAATATCCTTACTTGATAAAGTATCATTTTCATGATGGTCATTAAATAAAGGGGAGACACAACCAGAAGGCTCCAAAGAGTCTGCAGCAACAGGAAGATTGGTATGGCATGGGGAAAACTCAGTTGTGCTAACCAATTGGTCATGATCCGCCACCCTGTCTATCACCTTTTcaaccttttcctcagctctattTGCACATTCTTTCAGCTCAGAGGGTTCAGTCACTGTGAATAAATCCCCATGAAGACCACCACTTTTTGGTATATCTTTGTGTACAGTCTCATCTTCTACAATACCATCTTCTTGCCCAATTTGAGAAACACAATCACCTTGGGCTTTAGTTTCAATTAATGACCCACACAAAGACATAGATATTGGAAGACACGACAACGATGACTGAACATCACCACAGGCACCATTTTGCaacatattattgttatttgtaagAACTAAGGTGCGTGAGTTTTCTTCTGTGGATTCTTCCTTTAAAGGGGATAAAAAGCAATCAGGTAATCTAATATTTCTGTCAGGAGGATATAACTCTTTACTTTTTGGGAGGTCACAAGGCACACCACTCACAACGCTTTCTTTCAAATCTGTTGTATCTGTCTTCCCCGTGTGTACTTCCTGTCTTAAACAACCATTATCTTTTAACAATTCACAAGGCAACTTCTTGGGTATGGTGTCATCTTTGGAATTAAGTGTTTTTGAGTTCTGCTGTGTCAAAGCAGAGTTAAGGCCAGCAATTTGTTCTAAGTTATGTATTTTGTTTTCCCTTAAATTTCCTGCTATCTTGTGATCACTTGAGTCCAAAAATGCAGTATCCAAATGATTACATGATTTGAAATCCAACTTTCTGGCTGCCAAGTGTTCTATGTTTTGTAACGGGGAGTGGTCACCATTCTGTTTCTCAATAGCAGCATTACAACCATCATCTTCCAATGATGTGCAAATGGTAGATGGAAGGGAAGATAAATCCAAACCTATCAGAGAATCCTTACCAGACTGGAAATCATCTGGCCGCAATGCCTGACTATCTTCATGACTACTTTTGGCAAGAACCAAATTACCTGTGTCACTGACAAGATCACAGACAGGTATACTACATCGCCCTTGACTAGAAGGCTGAATTTCAACTGAAGAACCACCATCCACCGCAGAAAGAAGATCAAGTCCTGttacatttttttcattttgcacAGAGGAGCTCACTCCCTCGAGATTCTTTCCATTTGCTGCCGTCTGATTTGTAATAAAAATTGCTTGTGATGACAAACAATTGCTAAGGTGCTGTTGAATCTTAGGTGCAAGTGAAGCTGGTTGAGAAGGTGGCAATTCTGAAGAATCTGAACATGAAGCTTCTTTTTGATAGTGCTCATGCTCACCTATTTAAAGTGGATACAAAAAGGTCAGtactttaatttttttcattttaatcccAATGCAAAATAttaaagagaaaagcagcatccTTCAGCTAAAAACAGACAAAGAACATTTTCCAAGTTTTTTAAAGTTAACTGCTTTTCCTAGTTATTTTTCTAACCATTTCTAAATAGTCTCATTTTACCCCAAGAGCATGTGAAATTAACAAACCTGTATTCTTTTCAAAGTCATCAAGCACCTTGTCCAAATCACAGACTGCTGCTTTAAAATAACTATCCATCCTAATGTGGGGTTTTATGAGAATTTAGCCCTTTGATACCTGCAAAATAAGATGTGCAATGTTTTATTTGTTTAAAGAGAGTCAAAGCAGtatttaaaacaacaacaaaaaatacaaCAAATTTCCCCCACGGAAGCATTATTTTAACAAGTTATTTTCAGAATGTTGATAATTTTCTTAAAAGTTATAACTATATCAATTTCATTCTTAAGCCATCTCATCAGTGTTACTCCAAACTGTACTCTCACTGGGCTTtggtctcatctttctcaccgctaacctctgactccatcccCTATTAGGATGTTTTccatgattaatctctcatctccccaccttattttccctttttATGCACTTCCATTTcacttgaatcaatcatatttactgagcatttactgtgcacagggcactctactgagcgcttgggagagcacaatacaatagaattagcagacatgttcccggcccataacgagcttagacaCTGAGGTACttacataaataaaaaaataaataaattgtggtatttgttaagcgcttactatgtgcaaagcactgttctaagcgctggggaatacaaagtgatcagtttgtcccatgtggggctcacagttttaatccccatttgacagatgaggtaactgaggcacagagaagttaagtgacttgcccaaggtcacacagctgactagcccACCCGACCCactgcatttctgtacatatatcTGTATTCTtttgcttccctctacctgtaatttcgtTTAGTGTCCATCTTCCCAATAGTCTgtactttgagggcagagatcatgtctactaacacttCTGcattctcccatgagcttagtttGATGCTgtgccagagtaagcactcaataactactgttgactgattgaaaaagcATCAAATGGCAAAACCACATCACGAGAGTGAAATGCTAAAACAGTAAGTTCACCCCCACTGAGGCAATGCTTTTCAAAGTACGGCTTACTTAGGAGGACATATGAGGAGCCTGGGTGAAACCAAATAGGACATACCCAGGAAAAGAGAACAGAAGAAACACTGTATGAAATAGTCCCAGTGTGGTAACGTATCTGTGGGAGATAACTGAACTAGATCAACTAGTTTGGCATGGGACAATCAGGCAAAAGGTTGCTGTCCACGAGCAAAGGCTTCAAGAAAGATCAAAATATCAAGACACAAATTCAAAAACAGTTTTAGGTACTGCCAccgtctaataatagtaattactaggtgcttactatgtttgaagcactggggtagatacaaagagaacacaatccccatctcacatggggcacacagactaagaaagaaagagaagaggcattttattcccatattacagatgaggaaactgaagaatggAGATGTTAatagagtaaagtgacttgcccacagtcacacagcaggcaagttccagagctgggactagaaaccgggtctcctgacttccagtcctgggttttctccattaggcaatgctaccTCACAGAGCATCAGCACAGCAAAGGACAATCTTTATGGACAGAGCAGAACGGACTGTTGCATAAGGATCTTGTCAGCAGCATCACCGTCAAATACTACGAGCCGTATACCTATAAGTCCACATCTATATGAACCTACATAGATTTAAGACTTACAACTCTGTACTGGGTTCTACTTTATGATCCTCCCAGTAATACACAgaaaaaatcaatccatccagcagtggtatttattgagcactcagtaagtgcagagcccagtactaagtgcttgggagagtacaatacaacagagttggtagagtgcaGAGTTTGTGATTCCTTTTAGTTCATGGTGTCACTCTccactgtaaactcatccctctggactgtaagctcattctaggcaggaaatgtgtctattgttatattgtactctcctaaccacttagtatagtgctttatacacaggaagcgctcaaatactacaagaatgaataaatgcccaCCTGGGGCTTTAGTACAAACTCTCAGTACTCTTAAATCATCAAATAAAACATGCAATCCAGGCAAACATACATTCCCCATACCATACTGCCTGGCTCGGATTGAGTATTTTGGAAATAAGTTCTCTGAACAGCAATAAAATCATTATGGTGGAACACCTGGAATAGCAGGGCTTTTTTAAAGGCcatatctcaaaaaaaaaattattgtttcACCAAGATCTCACTGCTCAGTATCGATTTAAATTAAATCAGGGCAGTGGCTTAGAGAGCCTCCTACCCCTCTACCACTGAGACTCCCAGCCGCCCCCTCTCCACCTGGGAGGGTGAGGAACCGCGGCAACACAAGGCAGTCTCAACTTTCAGGGCATTGGGAAGATTgtgactatcaatcagtcaatggtatttattgagcacttattgtgtatggagcactgtactaagcacttgggagaatataactgctgccactcctcatgggcagggaatgtatctacctacACTGtagtgttatgctctcccaagttcttagtacagtgctctgcatacaggaagcacttaaataccaccgattgattgactgactgcagcaTTGCTGTGACTGTTGGACTGTGAGCTGCAAAGAGCCCCAAATTCTGCCCCTCTAACCGTAAGACCCTCTACTTCATGTTGAATAGATCATCTCTCTTGTGTTTTTGTTTCATCCATCCTTACGGGTCTAtcacccatctcctctcccctcccttattttcagattgtgaatcccttgaggattgggactgtaatttgcacctgtgtattttttcccaacacttgatacaatgctctggacacagtaaattaatcagtggtatttactgagcacaaaggattttattattaacctcttgggagagtacaagagaactcatagacatattttctgcccacagtaaatgcttaataaccaCAATTACCGCTACTGCTTATAAACAAAAAGCTTCTGAATTTTATTTCCAAATTACCTGAGCCATCCAGCctcaaatcaatggaatttactgagcgcttactgtgtgcagagcagtgtacttaacgtttgggagggtgcaatgcaacagagttggtagacactttccctgtccccactGAGCTCTTGTCCTATAGGGAAATGATTAAATCTGGATAACTTCTGTAATTTAAGATACCTTTTTGTGTCGGTAGGTGGGAATTTCTCACAAATGTAAATGATAATTCATTATGGATAGAGATGACCCCTTCCGATATTCACACTTGCTGGTCAAATAAGTCCCTTGGACTGAGTACATATGAATATCTACTGAGGGGAGACTTCCCTGCTAAGGAATTCAATGAATGTCCTATTCTTCATATGAAGATTAAGTGAGGCTCTTACTTAGAAGAAATAGTACGGTGCTATCCCTTGACTGGTCCCAGGGCCTCAATTTAAAATGACATGGTTTTTCTTCATGATCTCACTTTCCTATAGCATTTGGtgttgaagttaaaaaaaaaaaaaaaaaagacattgctTTTGTACTGACTTATGAGATAGGCAGAAACTAATATTGTGGGGAAGATTTAATAAAGTTTTGTAACTCATTTTTTAAACAGTACAAATATAACAGCACAATTAAAAATTCTTTAAAAAAGCAACAGGTGCTTTTAGAAGGAgccttgggggaaaaaatgaaggtCCTATAAGCTCATGTGAAAAAAAGCCCAGGATTCCTTATCAAtatattgatcaattgtatttgagtgcttactatgtgctgaatgctgttctaaacatttgggagagtacaggagaattagcagatatgtcacctgctcataatgagctcgtCATATCCAGAACAATGAAAATTACA comes from the Ornithorhynchus anatinus isolate Pmale09 chromosome 1, mOrnAna1.pri.v4, whole genome shotgun sequence genome and includes:
- the ZFYVE16 gene encoding zinc finger FYVE domain-containing protein 16 isoform X2, whose amino-acid sequence is MDSYFKAAVCDLDKVLDDFEKNTGEHEHYQKEASCSDSSELPPSQPASLAPKIQQHLSNCLSSQAIFITNQTAANGKNLEGVSSSVQNEKNVTGLDLLSAVDGGSSVEIQPSSQGRCSIPVCDLVSDTGNLVLAKSSHEDSQALRPDDFQSGKDSLIGLDLSSLPSTICTSLEDDGCNAAIEKQNGDHSPLQNIEHLAARKLDFKSCNHLDTAFLDSSDHKIAGNLRENKIHNLEQIAGLNSALTQQNSKTLNSKDDTIPKKLPCELLKDNGCLRQEVHTGKTDTTDLKESVVSGVPCDLPKSKELYPPDRNIRLPDCFLSPLKEESTEENSRTLVLTNNNNMLQNGACGDVQSSLSCLPISMSLCGSLIETKAQGDCVSQIGQEDGIVEDETVHKDIPKSGGLHGDLFTVTEPSELKECANRAEEKVEKVIDRVADHDQLVSTTEFSPCHTNLPVAADSLEPSGCVSPLFNDHHENDTLSSKDIISQVLEDFNIDDAIKDQALISDAELDAFLTEQNLQTPTRKSLEDVGDLESQMNEINIKEPSVEETANASLRSEDEETCDITRSGETIDAQGESESEGLFSGEQSTILIQKDASDNIAEVANELSASSINGQTIHAGGARPKQLSNLPSITITPKESNKLKAQNRTEADDQLVNSTAPTVRPGEARIDPNMSCTSIPADLENNLGNGENSFSTSTESVSLAERTCKEGMVLGHKQPSWVPDSEAPNCMNCQVKFTFTKRRHHCRACGKVFCGVCCSKKCKLQYMEKEARVCIVCHESISKAQAFERMMSPTGSKPNSGITSECSTVQPLRETQPSGSPNTPSPTASLPISVLKQPSIEGLCPKEQKRVWFADGILPNGEVADTAKLSSGGKKSSPDNISPVDHIPSSVDIKPKNDIAIAGIAEKLQSPIPIVAAAEEFPITLGTEGLSSPSFILPGEESSISSETEKSPSPVMVAPSEYNLLSSSSSNYMFLCGIDQCVSKEITLIPDDEDELPPLLLAVGERGEDPMVEQCPALGEMMLLLEGEGPHPLTFVLNANLLVNVKIVSYSSEKCWYFSTNGLHGLGQAEIVILLLCLPYEDTIPKDIFKLFISIYKDAMKGKYIENLANITFTESFLNSKDHGGFLFVTPTFQKLDDLPLPNSPFLCGILIQKLEIPWAKVFPIRLMLRLGAEYGAYPTPITSIRCRKPLFGEIGHTIMNLLVDLRNYQYTLHNVEQLLIHMEMGKSCIKIPRKRYSDVMKVINSSNEHVISIGASFSMEADSHLVCVQNEGVYQTQANSATGHPRKVTGASFVVFNGALKTSSGFLAKSSIVEDGLMVQITPETMEGLRQALKEQKDFKITCGKVDAGDLREYVDVCWVENEEKVNKGVTSWIDGKSLEGIPSERIYQEADFETDEKLVKCTEVFYLLKDQDLSTSAAHYQFAKEIAIACSAAFCPHVKKLKRHGMNKIGLRVSIDTDKVEFQAGSGGQLLPQRYLNDLDSALIPVIHGGISNSTCLPIEMELIFFLIENLF
- the ZFYVE16 gene encoding zinc finger FYVE domain-containing protein 16 isoform X1 gives rise to the protein MDSYFKAAVCDLDKVLDDFEKNTGEHEHYQKEASCSDSSELPPSQPASLAPKIQQHLSNCLSSQAIFITNQTAANGKNLEGVSSSVQNEKNVTGLDLLSAVDGGSSVEIQPSSQGRCSIPVCDLVSDTGNLVLAKSSHEDSQALRPDDFQSGKDSLIGLDLSSLPSTICTSLEDDGCNAAIEKQNGDHSPLQNIEHLAARKLDFKSCNHLDTAFLDSSDHKIAGNLRENKIHNLEQIAGLNSALTQQNSKTLNSKDDTIPKKLPCELLKDNGCLRQEVHTGKTDTTDLKESVVSGVPCDLPKSKELYPPDRNIRLPDCFLSPLKEESTEENSRTLVLTNNNNMLQNGACGDVQSSLSCLPISMSLCGSLIETKAQGDCVSQIGQEDGIVEDETVHKDIPKSGGLHGDLFTVTEPSELKECANRAEEKVEKVIDRVADHDQLVSTTEFSPCHTNLPVAADSLEPSGCVSPLFNDHHENDTLSSKDIISQVLEDFNIDDAIKDQALISDAELDAFLTEQNLQTPTRKSLEDVGDLESQMNEINIKEPSVEETANASLRSEDEETCDITRSGETIDAQGESESEGLFSGEQSTILIQKDASDNIAEVANELSASSINGQTIHAGGARPKQLSNLPSITITPKESNKLKAQNRTEADDQLVNSTAPTVRPGEARIDPNMSCTSIPADLENNLGNGENSFSTSTESVSLAERTCKEGMVLGHKQPSWVPDSEAPNCMNCQVKFTFTKRRHHCRACGKVFCGVCCSKKCKLQYMEKEARVCIVCHESISKAQAFERMMSPTGSKPNSGITSECSTVQPLRETQPSGSPNTPSPTASLPISVLKQPSIEGLCPKEQKRVWFADGILPNGEVADTAKLSSGGKKSSPDISPVLPDLPTNISPVDHIPSSVDIKPKNDIAIAGIAEKLQSPIPIVAAAEEFPITLGTEGLSSPSFILPGEESSISSETEKSPSPVMVAPSEYNLLSSSSSNYMFLCGIDQCVSKEITLIPDDEDELPPLLLAVGERGEDPMVEQCPALGEMMLLLEGEGPHPLTFVLNANLLVNVKIVSYSSEKCWYFSTNGLHGLGQAEIVILLLCLPYEDTIPKDIFKLFISIYKDAMKGKYIENLANITFTESFLNSKDHGGFLFVTPTFQKLDDLPLPNSPFLCGILIQKLEIPWAKVFPIRLMLRLGAEYGAYPTPITSIRCRKPLFGEIGHTIMNLLVDLRNYQYTLHNVEQLLIHMEMGKSCIKIPRKRYSDVMKVINSSNEHVISIGASFSMEADSHLVCVQNEGVYQTQANSATGHPRKVTGASFVVFNGALKTSSGFLAKSSIVEDGLMVQITPETMEGLRQALKEQKDFKITCGKVDAGDLREYVDVCWVENEEKVNKGVTSWIDGKSLEGIPSERIYQEADFETDEKLVKCTEVFYLLKDQDLSTSAAHYQFAKEIAIACSAAFCPHVKKLKRHGMNKIGLRVSIDTDKVEFQAGSGGQLLPQRYLNDLDSALIPVIHGGISNSTCLPIEMELIFFLIENLF